A region of Paenibacillus sp. 37 DNA encodes the following proteins:
- a CDS encoding lipid II flippase Amj family protein, with product MFSLSLAIPMIFTMLIHAADSLSYALRLGGLRTRRIALAISLAGILLLVSRTSNMAQGPMVGNLVDTATRGANPHFAVQLHWLMGAATIGTALAILCFPTMVKLSSRMVVHFEAAGSIPAMVRGMLKRSKIKNAAYYITPPSWKMAKRLVQHGMPRRLMMLNVAVTAIYTTGVLSSLYAAYLYPGQAVAASQSTGLINGIATILLTILIDPRISLLSDRSLRGEIRLDRMNQIYGCMLVSRLFGTMVAQLLLIPFAYWIGWIVSMM from the coding sequence ATGTTTAGTCTCAGTCTGGCAATTCCGATGATATTCACCATGCTGATTCATGCCGCAGACAGCTTGTCATACGCGCTCCGCCTCGGTGGATTACGCACCCGCAGAATCGCGCTGGCCATTTCATTGGCAGGTATCTTGCTGTTGGTTTCTCGAACCTCTAATATGGCCCAGGGTCCAATGGTAGGTAATCTGGTGGATACCGCAACACGTGGAGCCAATCCACACTTTGCAGTACAGCTGCATTGGTTAATGGGTGCGGCAACCATTGGAACGGCATTAGCCATATTGTGTTTCCCAACCATGGTTAAGCTCTCTTCGAGAATGGTTGTTCATTTTGAAGCAGCCGGTTCCATCCCTGCGATGGTTCGCGGTATGCTGAAGCGAAGTAAAATTAAAAATGCAGCGTATTACATCACCCCGCCATCCTGGAAGATGGCCAAACGATTGGTACAGCATGGGATGCCAAGACGGTTAATGATGCTGAATGTAGCGGTAACCGCAATCTACACCACGGGTGTCCTGTCCAGCTTGTACGCAGCGTACCTTTACCCAGGGCAGGCTGTAGCTGCATCCCAATCAACCGGGTTAATTAACGGAATAGCGACTATTTTGTTAACCATCCTGATTGATCCGCGGATTTCCTTGCTCAGTGACCGATCATTACGTGGCGAGATCCGTTTGGATCGCATGAATCAGATTTATGGCTGCATGCTGGTATCTCGTTTATTCGGTACAATGGTGGCACAGTTGTTATTAATTCCATTTGCGTACTGGATCGGTTGGATCGTAAGTATGATGTAA
- a CDS encoding DUF2188 domain-containing protein, whose translation MPWNKQDYPVSMKNLEPRVRHKAIEIANALLDDGYEEGRSIAIATAKAEEWDENHPAPESSKSDSTTSSDNSNPKKSSSTDRRHSEPVSSSKSHDNIHVVPTDSGWAIKEEGKSTYLYTFDTKAEAVDKAKELSSKQNIRAIIHNQDGQIASSIKP comes from the coding sequence ATGCCTTGGAACAAACAGGATTATCCGGTATCCATGAAGAACCTGGAACCACGTGTCAGACATAAAGCAATTGAGATTGCCAATGCTCTGCTCGATGACGGGTATGAGGAAGGACGCTCGATTGCCATAGCGACAGCTAAGGCGGAAGAATGGGATGAAAATCATCCCGCACCGGAAAGTTCAAAATCGGACTCCACAACTTCTTCCGATAATTCCAACCCTAAAAAGTCGTCTTCCACGGATCGTCGTCATTCCGAGCCCGTTTCTTCGTCCAAAAGTCATGATAACATCCATGTAGTACCTACCGACTCCGGTTGGGCGATCAAGGAAGAAGGAAAGTCTACCTATCTGTACACATTTGATACTAAGGCAGAAGCTGTAGATAAGGCCAAAGAACTGAGTAGCAAACAAAATATTCGAGCGATTATCCATAATCAGGATGGTCAGATTGCTTCTTCGATCAAGCCCTGA
- a CDS encoding YitT family protein produces the protein MKRTSLTLQHVKTEAIKFAIMLLGTFILAFAYYHINFQNHLSEGGFVGLALLGKYATGLSPAIGMLLLDIPVMILAWFLKGWKFMIQALLGVAAFSLFYDGFERYSTLVLSFNGNLWIPAVLSGVLTGVGAGIVLRFGGATGGDDILAVLVSRWKGWKLGTVFFVSDAFVLGLSLFFLPVKETLYTILAVWIASKVITYVVSVPARGTVVTTSAVKLPMPSAAAKAVNAAAISQRTTVARGVSN, from the coding sequence ATGAAGAGAACATCGTTAACCTTACAACACGTTAAAACAGAGGCGATCAAATTCGCCATTATGCTGCTCGGTACATTTATTTTAGCTTTTGCTTATTATCACATTAACTTTCAGAATCATTTATCGGAGGGCGGATTTGTTGGTCTGGCCCTGCTCGGAAAATACGCAACAGGCTTATCACCTGCTATCGGTATGTTGTTACTGGACATTCCGGTCATGATCCTGGCTTGGTTCCTCAAAGGCTGGAAATTCATGATTCAGGCATTGCTTGGCGTCGCTGCATTTTCCCTATTCTATGACGGCTTTGAACGATACTCCACACTGGTATTGTCGTTTAACGGAAATCTGTGGATTCCGGCAGTTCTATCCGGTGTATTGACAGGGGTAGGCGCTGGGATCGTGCTTCGATTCGGCGGAGCGACAGGCGGCGATGATATTCTCGCCGTGCTGGTTAGCCGCTGGAAGGGATGGAAGCTGGGAACCGTTTTCTTTGTCAGCGATGCTTTTGTATTGGGATTGTCGCTTTTCTTTCTTCCGGTAAAAGAAACTTTATATACGATTCTGGCCGTATGGATTGCCAGCAAAGTCATCACGTACGTCGTTAGTGTTCCGGCTCGCGGAACCGTGGTTACAACTTCAGCTGTGAAATTGCCGATGCCATCGGCTGCAGCCAAGGCAGTTAACGCTGCTGCTATTTCACAACGGACTACGGTGGCTAGAGGGGTATCCAATTAA
- a CDS encoding nucleotide-binding protein has translation MKTLKPRVFIGCSLEAKPIAAAVHENLRFSAEVTPWYSGVFNPSSYTMDDLEVEVRTTDFAIFIFHPDDISKIRGKYYASVRDNTMLEMGLFMGRLGRKRIFFILPEDITDIKDTTKVEGLRMPTDLLGLNPLVYEIRSDGKWAPAVSVACSKIADSIEEQGRWSDPELENIIEKHKRTEGEARLQLLKLLRFFRELLRTRKADAKMLERMSDALRTAFVSHPPFAVRGTAIYRTDDSGYIEQLCGNVGEPGRKYDLSANDDKQPDDPKRILVIDSYRENKIKINLYDDYLEKEYLLCYPVAKRYVITVHIIGHIEADEAVFQQIDLQNRQLFNAINDLLGGEPE, from the coding sequence ATGAAAACGTTAAAGCCAAGAGTCTTTATTGGCTGCTCGCTGGAAGCGAAGCCGATTGCAGCCGCAGTACACGAAAACTTACGTTTTTCAGCCGAAGTTACCCCTTGGTATTCCGGGGTTTTTAATCCAAGCAGCTATACCATGGACGATCTGGAAGTAGAGGTCCGTACGACTGACTTTGCCATTTTTATTTTTCATCCGGATGATATATCCAAAATTCGCGGGAAGTACTACGCGTCGGTCCGGGATAATACAATGCTGGAAATGGGTCTGTTTATGGGTCGTCTGGGACGAAAACGTATTTTTTTCATTCTTCCTGAGGATATTACAGACATCAAGGACACAACCAAGGTCGAAGGATTGCGTATGCCCACAGATCTGCTGGGGTTAAATCCACTCGTATATGAAATCCGTTCTGACGGAAAGTGGGCACCAGCCGTGTCCGTGGCATGTTCCAAGATTGCAGACAGTATTGAGGAACAAGGACGCTGGAGTGATCCAGAATTGGAGAACATTATTGAGAAGCATAAACGCACTGAGGGAGAAGCGAGGTTACAACTGCTTAAGTTGCTGCGGTTCTTTAGGGAATTGCTGCGCACCCGCAAAGCAGATGCCAAGATGCTGGAGCGAATGAGTGATGCCCTGCGTACCGCCTTTGTCTCTCATCCTCCATTTGCCGTACGTGGCACAGCCATATACCGTACAGATGACAGTGGTTATATTGAGCAATTATGTGGTAATGTTGGAGAACCGGGAAGAAAGTATGACTTGTCCGCTAACGACGACAAACAACCGGATGATCCCAAGCGCATCCTGGTGATTGATTCTTACCGGGAGAACAAGATCAAGATCAACCTGTATGATGATTACCTTGAGAAAGAGTATCTGCTATGCTATCCTGTAGCCAAGAGGTATGTAATCACCGTTCACATTATTGGACATATTGAAGCGGATGAGGCGGTATTTCAGCAGATTGACCTACAGAATCGTCAACTGTTCAACGCCATCAACGATTTGTTAGGAGGCGAACCGGAATGA
- the cysK gene encoding cysteine synthase A, translating to MDSNTHSIKRTPAHTGIAADVTELIGQTPAVKLNRLTGSDSADVYVKLEYFNPSGSVKDRAAYNLIVQAERAGLLLPGATIIEPTSGNTGIGLAMNAAAKGYKAILIMPDNMSKERINILKAYGADVVFTPAAERMPGAIRKAKELQADIPGSFIPQQFENPANPDIHRITTAPEIMQQMEGRLDAFIATAGTGGTITGTGEELRKQLPDIRIYAVEPKGSPVLSGGEPGPHKLVGTSPGFIPDILNTDVWNAIIQVSDEDALDTMRQLAAREGLLLGPSSGASVWASLRIAKELGQGHRVLCIAPDTGERYLSMGIF from the coding sequence ATGGATTCGAATACACATTCGATTAAACGAACACCCGCACATACAGGCATTGCCGCAGATGTGACCGAATTAATCGGCCAGACACCCGCAGTTAAACTGAACCGGCTCACAGGCAGCGACTCTGCTGACGTATACGTGAAACTGGAATACTTCAACCCCAGCGGCAGTGTCAAAGACCGTGCCGCATATAACCTGATCGTTCAAGCTGAACGTGCAGGACTGCTTCTTCCCGGTGCAACCATTATTGAACCAACCAGTGGCAACACGGGCATCGGTTTGGCCATGAACGCTGCTGCCAAAGGATACAAAGCGATCCTAATCATGCCGGACAATATGTCCAAGGAACGCATCAACATCCTGAAAGCCTATGGCGCAGATGTGGTGTTCACCCCCGCTGCGGAACGGATGCCGGGTGCGATCCGCAAAGCAAAGGAGCTTCAGGCCGACATTCCGGGCAGTTTCATTCCCCAGCAATTCGAGAATCCGGCGAACCCGGATATTCACCGGATCACCACCGCTCCCGAAATCATGCAGCAGATGGAAGGCAGGCTGGACGCCTTCATCGCTACGGCGGGAACTGGCGGAACCATTACGGGAACCGGGGAAGAACTGCGCAAGCAGTTGCCCGATATCCGTATCTATGCGGTGGAGCCCAAAGGTTCTCCAGTGTTGTCCGGTGGCGAGCCCGGACCACACAAGCTCGTCGGTACAAGTCCGGGGTTCATTCCGGACATCCTGAATACCGACGTGTGGAATGCCATCATCCAGGTGTCCGATGAGGACGCACTGGATACGATGCGGCAGCTTGCTGCCCGGGAAGGGCTGTTGCTCGGCCCTTCCTCTGGCGCTTCGGTGTGGGCCTCCCTTCGCATCGCGAAGGAACTGGGGCAGGGGCACCGGGTGCTCTGCATTGCGCCGGATACAGGGGAACGGTATCTGAGCATGGGTATTTTTTAA
- a CDS encoding ATP-dependent DNA helicase — protein MEADLGLSTQRYPFAYDPAEPFVSRLGEWVADVFYDILPEFGFEVRDEQIFMAYQLERAYGDKKTIMAEAGVGTGKTLVYLLYAVCYARYTGKPAVIACADESLIEQLVKPGGDIAKLAAHLDLEVDARLGKSPDQYVCLNKLSAVRFADEDAPVIEEVHESLPDFVNTPGTLQAFHPYGDRKQYPHLNDRQWNKINWDPFQDCFVCPKRQRCGLTLSRDHYRRSKDIIICSHDYYMEHVWTYDARKREGQLPLLPDHSSVVFDEGHLLEEAALNALSYKLKHRIFEELVTRLLEGEIRESLAERVDEAIESSERLFALLDTYTVAIPGSERKEVRVEAPLLREIERLTSVLDAIGEELVFESGLFSLDGYQMRVVEEHLDMIQSALALFRKEDGYICWAEESEDETTLSIMPRTVKEMLNERVFNTGIPIVFSSATLSVDSSFRYVADSLGIDDFVSFSVASPYDYADKMKMKITDEAIPGHPENENRMRDAVSMLQESGGRALILFRTMEELRAFKQDIVHVPEAEGLRFMYEGDREISDLIAAFQQDEESVLCSVNLWEGLDVPGPSLSNVMIWSLPYPPQDPVFNAKRSASAAPYEEIDLPYMLLRVKQGLGRLIRTSTDSGSAVILDESLYTKKDAKDRIAALLPEGVEWTTLTH, from the coding sequence ATGGAGGCTGACCTAGGATTGTCTACACAACGTTATCCTTTTGCATATGATCCGGCTGAACCTTTTGTATCCCGTCTGGGAGAGTGGGTTGCCGATGTTTTTTACGATATTTTGCCTGAGTTCGGCTTCGAGGTACGGGATGAACAGATTTTTATGGCGTACCAGCTCGAACGGGCCTATGGAGATAAAAAGACCATTATGGCGGAGGCCGGAGTAGGAACAGGCAAGACGTTAGTCTATCTGCTCTACGCGGTCTGTTATGCACGTTATACGGGCAAACCGGCGGTGATCGCCTGTGCCGATGAGTCCTTGATCGAACAGCTTGTGAAGCCCGGCGGAGATATTGCAAAACTGGCTGCACATCTGGACTTGGAAGTGGACGCACGTCTGGGTAAGTCCCCGGACCAATACGTCTGTCTGAACAAATTAAGTGCGGTGCGATTCGCCGATGAGGATGCGCCTGTTATTGAAGAAGTGCACGAGAGCCTTCCGGATTTTGTGAATACGCCGGGTACGCTTCAGGCTTTCCATCCGTATGGTGACCGCAAACAGTACCCACATCTGAACGATCGTCAATGGAACAAAATCAACTGGGACCCGTTCCAGGATTGTTTTGTTTGTCCAAAACGTCAACGCTGCGGTCTGACGCTGTCGCGTGACCATTACCGTCGTTCCAAAGACATCATCATCTGTTCCCATGATTACTACATGGAGCATGTCTGGACCTATGATGCACGCAAACGCGAGGGACAACTGCCCCTGCTGCCTGATCACAGCTCGGTTGTATTTGATGAAGGACATTTGCTGGAAGAAGCAGCCCTGAACGCACTGAGTTACAAGCTGAAACACCGCATCTTCGAGGAACTCGTGACTCGCCTGCTTGAAGGAGAGATTCGTGAATCCCTCGCCGAGCGTGTGGATGAAGCGATTGAGAGCAGTGAACGCCTGTTTGCGTTGCTCGATACGTATACGGTGGCGATTCCGGGATCGGAACGGAAAGAAGTTCGAGTAGAAGCTCCGCTTCTGCGTGAGATTGAACGTCTGACCAGTGTGCTGGATGCGATCGGTGAAGAGTTGGTATTCGAGAGCGGATTGTTCTCGCTGGACGGTTATCAGATGCGTGTCGTGGAAGAACATCTGGACATGATTCAGTCTGCACTTGCTTTGTTCCGTAAGGAAGATGGTTACATCTGTTGGGCAGAAGAGAGCGAGGATGAGACGACCTTATCGATCATGCCGCGTACCGTGAAGGAAATGCTGAATGAGCGTGTGTTCAACACAGGTATTCCAATCGTGTTCTCCTCTGCAACGTTATCTGTGGATAGTTCATTCCGTTATGTGGCGGACAGCCTGGGCATTGATGATTTTGTATCGTTCTCGGTGGCTTCCCCGTATGATTATGCGGACAAAATGAAGATGAAGATTACCGATGAAGCTATACCGGGTCATCCCGAAAATGAAAATCGCATGCGCGATGCGGTGTCCATGCTTCAGGAGAGTGGAGGACGTGCGCTCATCCTGTTCCGTACGATGGAGGAATTGCGTGCGTTCAAGCAGGATATCGTTCATGTGCCTGAAGCAGAAGGTTTGCGCTTTATGTATGAGGGTGACCGGGAGATCAGCGATCTGATCGCGGCGTTCCAGCAGGATGAGGAGAGTGTGCTGTGCTCCGTTAATCTGTGGGAAGGGCTGGACGTTCCAGGACCGTCATTATCCAACGTGATGATCTGGTCGCTCCCGTATCCGCCACAGGACCCTGTCTTCAATGCAAAACGCAGTGCGTCAGCTGCACCATACGAAGAGATCGATCTTCCGTATATGCTCTTGCGTGTGAAGCAAGGTCTTGGACGTCTGATCCGGACAAGCACGGATTCCGGTTCTGCGGTCATTCTCGATGAATCCCTGTATACCAAAAAGGATGCCAAAGACCGCATTGCGGCTCTGCTTCCCGAAGGCGTGGAATGGACAACCCTGACACACTAA
- a CDS encoding catalase, translating to MDNHSSQSEHSSDQSSETLTDRQGHPITDNQNVRTVGSRGPTTLENYHFLEKITHFDRERIPERVVHARGAGAHGVFEAYGTAGNEPVSKYTRARLFQEKGKETPVFVRFSTVIHGGHSPETLRDPRGFAVKFYTEDGNWDLVGNNLKIFFIRDPLKFPDMVHAFKPDPLTNAQDMERFFDFVSLSPEATHMVTFLFSPWGIPANYRQMQGSGVNTYKWVNEEGTGVLIKYHWEPLNQGIRNLLQKDASEIQGQNFNHATLDLYHAIEQGDYPEWELCVQVMEDGEHPELDFDPLDPTKLWPQDQFPFLPVGKMTLNRNPEDYFNEVEQAAFGTGVLVDGLDFSDDKLLQGRTFSYSDTQRHRVGANYLQLPVNAPKNRVATNQSGGQMQYQVDRAPGQNPHVNYEPSSLGGLKEAAPRGPEHEPLVEGRLVREKIERTNDFGQAGDTYRAFEDWERDELISNMVDALAQCKPDIRERMISHFTQADADYGRRVAEGLASVPTDDSATVQPKHEPSVEQAKKRSRETDGY from the coding sequence ATGGATAACCATTCTTCACAATCCGAGCATTCCTCAGACCAATCAAGCGAGACTTTAACGGACCGACAGGGTCACCCCATCACGGACAATCAGAACGTACGAACCGTTGGCAGCCGTGGACCGACAACACTGGAGAACTATCATTTTCTCGAAAAGATCACTCACTTCGACCGCGAACGCATTCCAGAACGGGTTGTGCATGCCCGGGGTGCTGGTGCTCATGGCGTATTTGAAGCGTATGGCACGGCCGGGAATGAACCGGTATCGAAGTATACACGGGCACGTCTGTTTCAGGAAAAAGGAAAAGAAACCCCCGTATTCGTTCGATTCTCAACGGTTATTCACGGTGGACATTCTCCCGAGACGCTGCGGGACCCGCGTGGCTTTGCCGTGAAATTTTATACCGAAGATGGCAACTGGGATCTCGTCGGTAACAACCTGAAAATCTTTTTCATTCGTGATCCGCTCAAATTCCCGGACATGGTACATGCCTTCAAGCCAGACCCGTTGACCAATGCACAGGATATGGAGCGGTTTTTCGATTTTGTCTCACTCAGTCCCGAAGCTACCCATATGGTGACGTTCCTTTTCTCCCCTTGGGGTATTCCGGCCAATTATCGCCAGATGCAAGGATCAGGTGTCAATACATACAAATGGGTCAATGAGGAAGGCACGGGCGTGCTCATCAAATACCACTGGGAACCGCTCAATCAAGGCATACGTAACCTGTTGCAAAAAGATGCGAGCGAGATTCAGGGGCAGAATTTCAACCATGCCACGCTGGATCTGTATCATGCCATTGAACAAGGCGATTATCCCGAATGGGAGCTGTGCGTTCAGGTGATGGAAGATGGCGAGCATCCGGAGCTGGACTTTGACCCGCTGGACCCAACCAAGTTGTGGCCACAGGATCAGTTTCCGTTTCTGCCTGTGGGCAAAATGACGCTCAACCGCAATCCCGAGGATTATTTCAATGAAGTGGAGCAAGCGGCATTTGGCACCGGTGTATTAGTGGACGGTCTGGATTTCTCGGATGACAAGCTGCTGCAAGGACGTACCTTCTCCTATTCGGATACCCAGCGTCACCGGGTCGGTGCGAACTACCTGCAACTGCCTGTGAATGCGCCGAAGAACCGTGTTGCGACCAATCAGAGCGGCGGGCAGATGCAATATCAGGTGGATCGTGCACCTGGTCAGAATCCGCATGTGAACTACGAACCCTCCTCTCTTGGCGGGTTAAAAGAAGCGGCGCCACGTGGTCCGGAACATGAACCGTTGGTGGAAGGCCGACTTGTCCGCGAGAAAATCGAACGTACGAATGATTTTGGACAAGCCGGGGATACCTACCGGGCATTCGAGGATTGGGAGCGGGATGAGCTGATCAGCAACATGGTCGATGCTCTGGCCCAATGCAAACCGGATATCCGGGAGCGCATGATCTCTCATTTTACCCAAGCGGATGCCGATTACGGTCGTCGTGTAGCGGAAGGACTGGCGTCAGTGCCTACCGATGATAGTGCGACAGTCCAACCGAAACATGAACCAAGTGTCGAGCAAGCGAAGAAACGCAGCCGGGAGACGGACGGATATTAA
- a CDS encoding right-handed parallel beta-helix repeat-containing protein — MKLFPSTSTHVSARSVHSLKERSLKSKMAQICLSAAFPLLLIGGGSVSAADVIESSLQNNPSEAVATSSVTLAAGDLYVSPNGSASNPGTINSPTSLANALTQIAPGKTIYLRGGTYSFSQTITIERGNSGTSSQRKNLVAYGSEKPVFDFSAQAFASTNRGLQMFGDYWFVKGLEVKGAGDNGIFIGGSYNRLEQIEAHHNRDTGIQMGRYASTAAKSEWPAYNEVIRSYSHNNYDPDDGEDADGFAAKLTVGPGNVFDGCIAAYNVDDGWDLYSKTDTGAIGAVTIRNSIAYANGATSDGTSTSNSDGNGFKLGGEKIAVNHIVENNIAFNNKKHGFTYNSNPGSIQMKNNTSWNNGQSNFAFDVGTHIFTNNLSFQGGASDKTSGTDVSSTNVWWKNKKSENAKGLLASTADFVSLVPSVTRSADGTPVLGNFLKLAGGSDLIGSGTPSGTNIGAR, encoded by the coding sequence ATGAAATTATTCCCATCCACATCTACTCATGTGTCTGCACGATCTGTACATTCCCTGAAGGAGCGTTCCCTCAAATCAAAAATGGCCCAGATCTGTCTGAGTGCCGCATTCCCTCTTTTATTAATTGGTGGTGGATCGGTTAGCGCGGCGGATGTAATCGAGAGCAGCTTGCAGAATAATCCATCAGAAGCCGTGGCTACCTCAAGTGTGACACTTGCTGCGGGTGATCTCTATGTCTCCCCTAACGGCTCAGCCAGCAATCCGGGGACCATAAATAGTCCAACGTCGCTGGCCAACGCATTGACCCAGATCGCCCCGGGTAAAACGATCTATCTGCGCGGAGGAACCTACAGCTTCTCGCAAACCATTACCATTGAACGCGGTAACAGCGGCACCTCCTCACAACGTAAAAATCTGGTAGCGTATGGATCGGAAAAACCAGTCTTTGATTTCTCCGCTCAAGCCTTCGCTTCCACCAATCGTGGACTGCAAATGTTCGGAGACTACTGGTTCGTCAAAGGTCTTGAGGTGAAAGGTGCGGGTGACAACGGAATCTTCATCGGAGGCAGCTACAACCGCCTTGAACAGATCGAAGCCCATCACAATCGGGATACGGGGATTCAAATGGGACGTTATGCTTCCACCGCCGCCAAGAGTGAATGGCCTGCGTATAATGAAGTGATTCGTTCCTACTCCCACAACAACTATGACCCGGATGACGGTGAGGATGCAGACGGTTTTGCCGCCAAACTGACCGTTGGCCCGGGCAACGTCTTCGACGGTTGTATTGCCGCCTATAACGTGGACGATGGCTGGGATCTGTATAGCAAAACGGACACAGGCGCCATCGGCGCGGTCACAATCCGCAACAGCATCGCCTACGCTAACGGTGCAACATCAGACGGTACCTCCACCTCTAACAGCGATGGCAACGGCTTCAAGCTCGGAGGCGAGAAAATTGCGGTGAATCATATCGTTGAGAACAATATTGCTTTTAATAACAAAAAGCACGGCTTCACCTACAACAGCAATCCCGGTTCGATCCAGATGAAAAATAACACCTCCTGGAACAACGGGCAAAGCAACTTTGCCTTTGATGTAGGCACCCACATCTTCACCAACAACCTGTCCTTCCAAGGCGGCGCCAGTGACAAAACAAGCGGAACCGACGTCAGCAGTACCAACGTCTGGTGGAAAAACAAAAAAAGCGAGAACGCCAAAGGCCTGCTCGCCAGCACAGCCGACTTTGTCTCCCTCGTGCCTTCGGTAACACGTAGCGCGGACGGAACACCTGTCTTGGGTAATTTCCTGAAGCTTGCTGGTGGCAGTGATCTGATTGGATCGGGTACACCTTCGGGTACGAATATTGGGGCGCGGTAA
- a CDS encoding DUF6809 family protein — translation MKDNMSNLIEDLFHGNLRLDESIHPEQTEYQEINRQISDLMQDYKTQLTGKEYDALEQLIDLIGQSTSMYVEAAFEQGFRTGGRLMIEILAKP, via the coding sequence ATGAAAGATAATATGTCAAACCTGATTGAGGATTTGTTTCACGGGAACCTGCGGTTGGACGAGTCGATTCATCCTGAACAAACTGAGTATCAGGAGATCAATCGCCAGATATCGGACCTGATGCAGGATTACAAAACACAGCTTACGGGGAAGGAATACGATGCTTTGGAGCAACTCATAGACTTGATCGGACAGTCCACATCCATGTATGTGGAAGCAGCGTTTGAGCAAGGTTTTCGCACAGGCGGCAGACTGATGATTGAGATTTTAGCCAAACCGTGA